CCCCGCGGCGCTGCGGGCGTTTTTGAAGGATGGCTGGAAGGCTCCGCTGGAGGAGGACCAGCAGGTCGAGGTCTCCCGGGTCATCAACTTCGGTGGCAACGGCGTCAAGGACGCCGGCAAGGCAGCCTTGAAGGGCACCCCCGAAGACCGTGCAAAGTTCCTCGCGGAGGGGCAGTACACGGCACGCGAGACGGACAACGAGGTCGAGGTCTCGCAGCTCGTCAACTCGGGCGGCCCGGCGGTCAAGGCGGCCGGAAAGGTCGCGCTCAAGGGCACGCCCGACGACATCGTCGAGTTTCTTGAGGTGGGGCAGTTCGTCGCGCGCAACCGCGACCAGGAACACGCCACCATCGCCCAGCTGACCGCGCAGGCCACCTTGGCCGGGAAGCGGGCCAAGGACGCGACGGAGAAGGCACAGGAAGCCTCCACACGTGCGATCGAGGCGTCGGATCTCGCCAAGGAAGCCGCCCTGAAGGCGGCACGGGAGACCAACGCCGCCAAGAACGACTCCCAGCGGGCGGCCGTCAAGGCCAAGCAGGCCGCCGACGCGGCCCGGGCCGCCGCCGCCGCGTCGCAGACGGCCATCAGCGCCGCCAACGCCGCCAACCGCTCGGCCCGTATCGCCGCCTTCGCAGCGGCGCAGACCGCCGCGGCAGCCGCCAACGCCGCCGACGCGGCCAATGATGCCTACAACGCCTCTATCGCGGCCGCGTACAACGCGGGCCGGGCGGGTGAAGCCAGGGACATGGCGAAGAAGGCCCGGGCAGCGGCCACCCTCGCAAGGACTTCCGTGGAGGCCGCCAAGGAGGCCGGCGCAGCCTCGCTGGCCGCGGGCGCAGCCGCGAAGGCTTCTCGCAGCGCCAGCAGCAACGCCAACGCCGCGGCGGACGCGGCCGATGAGGCCAACAATTACGCCGAGGCCGCAGGCGTCCACTCCGGTGAGGCCAGGGCGGCCGCCGCGGAGACCCGCCGCCACGCCAACGAGGCCGACCGTGCGGCCAACGCCGCCGAAGCCCTGGCACGCAAGTCCGCCAACGCCGCCGAAGAAGCACGTGAGGCGGCGGATTCCGCGGCCACGCATGCGGACAACGCCGCGACGGCCGCGGAGGAGGCCGCCAAGCACGCCGGTGAATCAGCCAAGGCGGCCGAACAGGCAAGAAAGCATGCGGCCGCGGCCAAGAAGGCGGCAGAGGCAGCCGAGTCGGCGGCAGCGACCGCCAAGAAGGTCTTCACCATCGCCCGCGAGGCCGAGGCGGAAGACCTCACCACCCGCACCGCTGCCGCCATCGAACGCGCCCGGTCCCACGCGGCACAGACCGCTTCTGTCACCTCCGCCTCCGCGGCGGATCTGGTCGAGTCCCGCTCCCTGGACACCACGGCAGCCGAACTGGCCGCCGAGGCCGCCAAGCCCGGCGCCGACACCAAGACGGTCGCGGCCAAGGGCCGCATCCTTGCCCTCAAGGCACTGAAGATCTGTGGCCCCTGGCACCAGCAGGCCGCCGCGGCAGCCCTGTCCGGCCCGGACGACGAGGTCCTGGAGTACCTGCGCACCGGATGGAAGAAGGCCGCTCAGGACGAGATCCGTGAGCAGGTCTCCCAGCTCAGCACGCAGAGCCCCTACGAGGTCGTGCGCAAGGGTGCTGCAGAAGCGCTCAAGGGCTCCGATCAGCAGGTCAGCGACTTCTACACGGTCGGTCAGTACGACGTGGCCGTCACCGACTACGCCGTGCGCGTCTCCCAGATCAACAACGCCGGCGGCCCCGGCGTGAAGGAGGCGTCCAAGGCCGCACTGGCCAACGGCAAGGGCAAGGTGCTCGCCGCGTTCATCAGCAACGGCCAGTATGCGGCGCTGAATGCCGACGAGCAGGTCATCGCCTCCAAGCTCGTCAACAACGGCGGCCCGGAGATGAAGGCCGCGGCCAAAATCGCCCTGGCGAATTCCGCCGACCAGCTGCACGACTTCGTCCAGGTCGGCCAGTACATGTCCGACCGCAAGGACAAACTCGCCAGCACCCACATCGCCCAGATGCAACGCCTGATCGCCGAAGCCTCCGGCGTGGCGGCCAAGGCCCGGCAGAACAGCTGGAAGGCGGCAGAAGCCGCCGCCAAGGCCACCGACGCTTCGGACGACGCCGCCAAGGCCGCGGGCGAGGCGAAGAAGTCCGCCAAGCTCGCGGGCCAGTACGCCGACGACGCCGACAAGGCCGCCACCAGCGCCGAGAACAGCGCCGCCCAGGCAGCCACGTCCGCAAAGACCGCACGCAACGCCGCCAACGCCGCCGACCGTGACGCCGCCGACGCCGAATCCTCCGCAGCCCAGGCGGAGTTCTCCGCCGACTACGCGCACCACTCGGCCTACCTCGCCACCTCGGCAGCCGACGACGCCCGTGCCTCCGCACTCGATGCAGGAAAGAGCGTCAAGGAAGCCAACACCCTCGCCACCCAGGCATGGACCGAGGTGCAGAAGAAGCGCGAGAGCGAGGTAGCCGAAGCACGCCGCAAGGCCGAAGAAGCCCGCAAGCAACAGGAGAAGCAGAAGGCCAAGAAGCCACACTGCGTCTCTCACACCGGCAACGAAATCGCCGGGCTCCTGCCCTGCGTCATCTCCGGCGGTGACGTCACTCCCGTCATCGACCCCACTCTTACCGCCGTGGTATGGGAAATCACCGGCCTCAACGACCTCAGGGAGTGCATCAAGAACCCCGCCTTCGGTGCATGCACCGCCTTCGCCATTTCCGTCCTCCCCGTCGGCAAGGTCAAGCTCCTCAAGAAGCTCGGCGAAGGCGTAGAAGACATCGCTGAAGGCTCACGGGTGGCGAAGAAGGCGAAGTGCTTCAAGTGCTTCCTCGCCGGCACCGAAGTGCTCATGGCGGATCGCTCGACGAAGAACATCGAGTCGGTGAAGGCCGGGGACGAGGTAATCGCCACCGACCCGGTCAGCGGCCGCACAGGGAAGCGGACTGTCACCGACCTCATCGTCACGGAACACGACAAGAACTTCAACGAACTCACCATCGCCACCCCCCAGGGCAACCGCCGCCTCACGGCCACCAACGAGCATCCCTTCTGGTCCCCCTCGCAGCACGCATGGACCGAAGCCGCCCACTTGCGTCCCGGCACGACACTGCGAACCGTCGACGGCAGCACAGTCACGATCAAGGGCAACCGCCCCTTCAGCGAAAACGCCAGAACGTACAACCTGACAGTCGATAACCTGCACAGTTACTATGTGCTCGCAGGCGAGACGCCGGTATTGGTTCACAATTCTGGGCCCTGCCTGGACGGCGTGGTGGATGTCTGGCATGAGGGTACTTTCGCCTCGCCCGGGGACAGTTTCCAGTACCACTTCAATAAGCACGGTGCGCCGGTGAACGTCACGCCCGAAAAGTACTTGCAGGATTCAAAGGGCTGGGCGGAGCGACTGGCCCAGCCAGGAGGCAAGGCGGGCTTGAACGCAAAGAGGATGCCTTTTGATGACGGCAAATTCGGCGTGAAGTATACCGATCCCAATGGCGGTATGGGTGGGATCGTCGGGCCAGATGGAAAAGTTGTGTCCTTCTGGTACACGGACGCCCACTAGGACTAAGGAATAGATGATGCTGAGCTTTATGGACTCCTATACCCTGTGGCGCCAGCTGCCGTTCCCCTCGAGTGGTTCGGACAAGGGTCTGGTTCTGACGCACAGTGATCTGGCGGGCGTCGACGAGTATGTGACGACGGTGATCCGATATGTAGAACGCGGGATCTTCAAGCCGGCGCCAGTTGACGTCCTGGCATTGCTTCAAGAACTTATGCCTCGAATTGATCGGCTCGGTGACGTCGCATCGGGTGACGACCAGGCAGTCGCTCGGTCGCAACATGCATACGCGGCCCTGCTGCACCTCGTTTATCGGCAGTTCCTTGAGGTGGGCCGCCCGCGCGACTAGCAAAGGTACCTCCCTCGATACCAGCCGGCATGGCGAGGCAATCGCTTCCGGCCCTGCCCTGAGTTCCTGATGGAACTTTCCCTGGAAGGCCGGGAGTAGTGGGATCGGGTTGAAATTCAGGGGGCCCGCCGGGTGAGTTTCCGGCGGGCCTGCTGCGTCACCAAAGGAAGGC
This Streptomyces decoyicus DNA region includes the following protein-coding sequences:
- a CDS encoding polymorphic toxin-type HINT domain-containing protein, whose product is MLLTTSLVAGLLGTGPASAADINDDDLQLMRVLAVDSWIDGGPGIKEAAEQALLGGAQDIKTFLDQKDGIEFVDDYVDASRIFNAGGPAVREAAKTALKKSTSENPAALRAFLKDGWKAPLEEDQQVEVSRVINFGGNGVKDAGKAALKGTPEDRAKFLAEGQYTARETDNEVEVSQLVNSGGPAVKAAGKVALKGTPDDIVEFLEVGQFVARNRDQEHATIAQLTAQATLAGKRAKDATEKAQEASTRAIEASDLAKEAALKAARETNAAKNDSQRAAVKAKQAADAARAAAAASQTAISAANAANRSARIAAFAAAQTAAAAANAADAANDAYNASIAAAYNAGRAGEARDMAKKARAAATLARTSVEAAKEAGAASLAAGAAAKASRSASSNANAAADAADEANNYAEAAGVHSGEARAAAAETRRHANEADRAANAAEALARKSANAAEEAREAADSAATHADNAATAAEEAAKHAGESAKAAEQARKHAAAAKKAAEAAESAAATAKKVFTIAREAEAEDLTTRTAAAIERARSHAAQTASVTSASAADLVESRSLDTTAAELAAEAAKPGADTKTVAAKGRILALKALKICGPWHQQAAAAALSGPDDEVLEYLRTGWKKAAQDEIREQVSQLSTQSPYEVVRKGAAEALKGSDQQVSDFYTVGQYDVAVTDYAVRVSQINNAGGPGVKEASKAALANGKGKVLAAFISNGQYAALNADEQVIASKLVNNGGPEMKAAAKIALANSADQLHDFVQVGQYMSDRKDKLASTHIAQMQRLIAEASGVAAKARQNSWKAAEAAAKATDASDDAAKAAGEAKKSAKLAGQYADDADKAATSAENSAAQAATSAKTARNAANAADRDAADAESSAAQAEFSADYAHHSAYLATSAADDARASALDAGKSVKEANTLATQAWTEVQKKRESEVAEARRKAEEARKQQEKQKAKKPHCVSHTGNEIAGLLPCVISGGDVTPVIDPTLTAVVWEITGLNDLRECIKNPAFGACTAFAISVLPVGKVKLLKKLGEGVEDIAEGSRVAKKAKCFKCFLAGTEVLMADRSTKNIESVKAGDEVIATDPVSGRTGKRTVTDLIVTEHDKNFNELTIATPQGNRRLTATNEHPFWSPSQHAWTEAAHLRPGTTLRTVDGSTVTIKGNRPFSENARTYNLTVDNLHSYYVLAGETPVLVHNSGPCLDGVVDVWHEGTFASPGDSFQYHFNKHGAPVNVTPEKYLQDSKGWAERLAQPGGKAGLNAKRMPFDDGKFGVKYTDPNGGMGGIVGPDGKVVSFWYTDAH